A genomic segment from Oncorhynchus clarkii lewisi isolate Uvic-CL-2024 chromosome 14, UVic_Ocla_1.0, whole genome shotgun sequence encodes:
- the LOC139366446 gene encoding seipin-like isoform X2, which produces MDTGTEPMGAGGHHGSGDPVGPALLWLQDTVTMVTLQARQRVLQGALLLCALGLLLWTAIFLYGSFYYSYMPLATYSTPVHYYYRTDCDSSASLLCSFPTANVSLLRNGKNQVMTYGQPYRISLELEMPESPANQELGMFMVKMFCYSGQGQTVTSSARSTMLRYRSGLLQTLGTLFLIPFFLAGTADQKQLVEVELFSEYREDSYAPSIGAIIEIQSQRVQIYSANLYIHAHFTGIRYFLYNFPTLSAVMGVASNLSFLSVLLLFSYLRLIWGRFINPQKVRDRINLHQRLAGSDESEDTEHLQDYQDDTTGIENSSSDALLEAHQITSTHLNQKEESILKADGGEMDIRHGRFQSEIDEEEIIAEEEGENMGMSLDPELEGSSETAKQPDGIPSRLTGTSTCVIS; this is translated from the exons ATGGACACAGGAACGGAACCTATGGGCGCCGGAGGTCATCATGGGTCAGGTGATCCAGTTGGACCGGCGCTGCTCTGGCTCCAGGACACTGTTACCATGGTAACACTGCAGGCGCGTCAGAGGGTGTTACAGGGAGCGTTGTTACTGTGTGCTCTGGGACTGTTACTATGGACCGCCATCTTCCTCTACGGGAGCTTCTACTACTCCTACATGCCCCTAGCTACCTACAGTACacctgtccactactactacag GACGGACTGTGACTCCTCAGCTTCTCTTCTCTGCTCCTTCCCCACCGCCAACGTATCTCTCCTGAGGAATGGCAAGAACCAG GTGATGACATACGGCCAGCCCTATCGGATCTCTCTGGAGCTGGAGATGCCCGAGTCGCCAGCCAATCAGGAGTTAGGAATGTTcatggtcaagatgttctgtTACTCCGGACAGGGGCAAACTGTGACCTCTTCAGCACGATCT ACAATGCTGCGGTATCGCTCCGGCCTGCTCCAGACTCTGGGAACACTGTTTCTCATCCCGTTCTTCCTGGCTGGAACGGCTGACCAGAAACAGTTGGTAGAGGTGGAGCTCTTCTCCGAATACAGAGAGGATTCT tatGCCCCCTCTATAGGAGCCATCATTGAAATCCAGTCTCAAAGGGTGCAGATCTACTCAGCAAATCTCTACATTCACGCTCACTTCACTGGCATAAG GTACTTCCTGTACAACTTCCCGACACTGTCAGCAGTAATGGGTGTGGCCAGTAACTTGTCCTTCCTCagtgtcctcctcctctttagcTACCTGAGGCTCATCTGGGGCCGATTTATCAACCCCCAAAAG gtgaGAGATAGGATTAATCTTCATCAGAGGCTAGCCGGGAGCGACGAGAGCGAGGACACTGAACACCTACAAGATTACCAGGATGACACTACAG GAATCGAGAATTCTTCATCGGATGCACTATTAGAGGCACATCAGATTACATCAACCCATCTGAACCAGAAGGAAGAGTCCATTCTCAAAGCAGATGGGGGGGAGATGGACATCAGACATGGAAGGTTTCAGAGTGAGATAGACGAAGAAGAGATCATTgctgaggaagagggggagaataTGGGCATGTCTCTTGACCCAGAGTTGGAAGGGTCATCTGAGACAGCAAAGCagccagacggcatccccagcagACTGACTGGAACCTCAACCTGTGTGATATCCTGA
- the LOC139366046 gene encoding inositol-trisphosphate 3-kinase B-like, whose translation MPAAKTEGWEKMEKRERWSESRRMRKMEEEEGMQDGGVLNERSEERKSAEEIGDKETERIGDREIDREGTGDSEMEVGSAGDRKMEGERVRDREKDGETEGASSLSSEGSWSPSPHPIFSRMHMHSSVSSSSSSFNCSSAESDDVFSEGEDTASKRSTMRRCRSWRTFLTVMQWSVRRQSSWVQLAGHQGNFQLSEGGEVLKRFSEVEAVCLQALMADPLRPFVPQYHGSVTKGGESYIRLKDLLSGLKNPVIMDCKMGVRTYQEEELTKAHTKPTLRTDMYQKMVKVDPTAPTVEEHEQRGVTKWRYLQWRDNTSSTATLGFRIECIMMENGSVQRDFKKMLTPAQVTEALLSFTKSQLHILKAYHSRLQALDEALKESPFFKAHEVIGSSLLFVHDRTSQASIWMIDFGKTTPSPSSVQLRHDVPWAEGNREDGYLIGLAALTSFVGQAISQAACRKEENHGEEMGSVAHTLQEQEHTQSKSQGGQGEAAQNEGTSDGTRETTSGQYSQECVL comes from the exons ATGCCAGCAGcaaagacagagggatgggaaaagatggagaaaagagagagatggagtgagtcAAGGAGGATGAGAAAaatggaagaggaagaggggatgCAAGATGGAGGTGTGCTGAatgagaggagcgaggagaggaagAGCGCAGAGGAGATAGgtgataaagagacagagaggataggggatagagagatagacagagagggcacaggggaTAGCGAGATGGAAGTAGGAAGTGCAGGGGACAGAAAGATGGAAGGAGAGCGtgtcagggatagagagaaggatggtGAGACGGAGGGTGCCAGCAGCCTTAGCTCTGAAGGGAGCTGGTCTCCTTCCCCCCATCCCATTTTCTCCAGGATGCACATGCACTCCTCcgtctcatcctcctcttcctccttcaacTGCTCCTCAGCGGAAAGCGATGATGTCTTCAGCGAAGGAGAGGACACAGCCAGCAAAAGGAGCACCATGAGGAGG TGTCGCTCCTGGAGGACCTTCCTAACTGTGATGCAGTGGTCAGTGCGTCGGCAGAGTTCATGGGTCCAGCTAGCAGGACATCAAG GTAACTTCCAGCTGAGTGAGGGGGGTGAGGTGCTGAAGCGTTTCAGTGAGGTGGAGGCTGTGTGTCTTCAGGCCCTCATGGCCGACCCCCTGCGTCCATTTGTACCGCAGTATCATGGCTCGGTCACCAAGGGGGGCGAGAGTTACATCCGCCTGAAGGACTTACTGAGTGGCCTGAAGAACCCTGTCATCATGGACTGCAAGATGGGCGtgag GACATACCAGGAGGAGGAGTTAACCAAAGCACACACTAAACCCACCTTGCGGACTGATATGTACCAGAAGATGGTAAAAGTAGATCCGACGGCTCCCACAGTGGAGGAACATGAGCAGCGAGGTGTGACAAAGTGGCGCTACCTGCAGTGGAGGGATAACACCAGCTCAACTGCCACATTAGGCTTCAGGATCGAGTGCATCATG ATGGAGAATGGCAGCGTACAGCGGGACTTTAAGAAGATGCTAACCCCAGCCCAGGTCACCGaggccctcctctccttcaccaaGAGTCAGCTACACATCCTG AAGGCCTACCATTCCAGACTTCAGGCTCTGGATGAAGCACTGAAGGAATCCCCATTTTTCAAAGCCCACGAG GTGATTGGCAGCTCGCTCCTCTTTGTCCACGACCGGACCAGTCAGGCAAGCATCTGGATGATAGACTTTGGGAAGACCACCCCATCGCCCAGCAGTGTGCAGCTGAGGCACGACGTTCCTTGGGCAGAGGGGAATCGGGAGGACGGGTACCTGATCGGGCTGGCCGCCCTCACCTCTTTCGTGGGTCAGGCCATCAGCCAGGCAGCCTGCAGAAAGGAAGAGAACCATGGAGAGGAGATGGGCAGTGTCGCACACACCCTGCaggaacaggaacacacacagtctAAAAGTCAGGGTGGTCAGGGCGAGGCAGCACAGAATGAAGGTACTTCTGATggaacaagagagaccacatcaGGACAATACTCACAGGAATGTGTTCTCTAA
- the LOC139366445 gene encoding cathepsin F-like isoform X1, translating into MDFGFRCPVILCLTLAVLASVLADLDDPLMGAPGSSVRLSENDPGLKKALKFAEDRYNMGSNTMHVRRVSKILSASKQLVKGIRYSIMVELSNTQCKKAARLMTCDFYPEEHNLKTEVCVFEVWDIPWERKSTLLKQKCQQAVDPKPVETNKVEFLSLSTSKPVEETEYLVELLGQFKEFMVRYNRTYSSNEDTERRLRIFHENLKTAEKLQSLDLGTAEYGVTKFSDLTEDEFRTLYLNPLLSQQKFQRSMKPAAMTHSPAPPSWDWREHGAVSPVKNQGMCGSCWAFSVTGNIEGQWFVKTGKLVSLSEQELVDCDTVDQACGGGLPSNAYEAIEKLGGLETETDYSYTGKKQSCDFTTDKVTAYINSSVELSKDENEIAAWLAENGPVSVALNAFAMQFYRKGVSHPLKIFCNPWMIDHAVLLVGYGERQGKPFWAIKNSWGEDYGEQGYYYLYRGSRLCGINKMCSSAIVN; encoded by the exons atggattTCGGATTTCGCTGCCCCGTTATCCTTTGCCTAACCCTGGCGGTTTTGGCCTCGGTTCTGGCCGATTTGGATGACCCTTTAATGGGGGCACCCGGGTCTTCTGTCCGTTTATCGGAAAACGACCCAGGTTTGAAGAAGGCACTGAAGTTTGCAGAGGACCGCTATAACATGGGGTCCAATACGATGCACGTTCGTAGAGTTAGCAAGATCCTCTCTGCCAGTAAACAG CTGGTGAAGGGAATCCGATACAGCATCATGGTGGAGCTAAGTAACACCCAGTGTAAGAAGGCTGCCAGACTGATGACCTGTGACTTCTACCCAGAGGAACACAACCTGAAG acggaggtgtgtgtgtttgaggtctGGGACATTCCCTGGGAGAGGAAGtccaccctgctcaaacagaaaTGCCAGCAAGCAG TTGATCCCAAACCAGTTGAGACCAACAAAGTAGAATTTCTGTCCCTCTCCACCAGCAAACCAGTTGAG GAGACAGAGTATTTAGTGGAGCTTCTGGGTCAGTTCAAAGAGTTTATGGTCAGATACAATAGGACTTACAGCAGCAACGAGG ACACTGAGCGGCGGCTGCGTATCTTCCATGAGAACCTGAAGACCGCTGAGAAGCTCCAGTCTCTGGATCTGGGCACAGCCGAGTACGGGGTCACCAAGTTCAGCGAcctcacag AGGATGAGTTTAGGACTCTGTACCTGAACCCCCTGCTGAGCCAGCAGAAATTTCAGCGGTCCATGAAGCCTGCAGCCATGACCCACAGCCCCGCCCCGCCTAGCTGGGACTGGAGAGAGCATGGAGCTGTCAGCCCTGTCAAGAACCAG GGCATGTGTGGTTCTTGCTGGGCATTCTCAGTGACAGGAAACATTGAGGGCCAGTGGTTTGTGAAAACGGGTAAACTAGTGTCTCTCTCTGAGCAAG AGCTGGTGGACTGTGATACTGTGGACCAGGCCTGTGGGGGCGGGCTTCCATCAAATGCATATGAAGCCATCGAGAAGCTGGGTGGTCTGGAGACAGAGACTGACTACAGCTACACCGGCAAGAAGCAGAGCTGTGACTTCACCACCGACAAAGTCACTGCCTACATCAACAGCTCTGTGGAGCTGTCCAAGGACGAGAACG AAATTGCTGCTTGGCTGGCTGAGAATGGACCAGTATCTGTGGCCCTGAATGCCTTCGCAATGCAG TTTTACAGGAAGGGCGTGTCCCACCCTCTGAAGATCTTCTGCAACCCCTGGATGATTGACCATGCAGTGCTGCTCGTGGGCTATGGAGAAC GTCAAGGCAAACCTTTCTGGGCCATCAAGAACAGCTGGGGAGAGGACTATGGAGAACAG GGTTACTACTACCTGTACAGAGGATCCAGGCTCTGTGGAATCAACAAGATGTGCTCATCTGCTATTGTGAACTAG
- the LOC139366446 gene encoding seipin-like isoform X1, translating into MDTGTEPMGAGGHHGSGDPVGPALLWLQDTVTMVTLQARQRVLQGALLLCALGLLLWTAIFLYGSFYYSYMPLATYSTPVHYYYRTDCDSSASLLCSFPTANVSLLRNGKNQVMTYGQPYRISLELEMPESPANQELGMFMVKMFCYSGQGQTVTSSARSVRQLSSSSRFTMLRYRSGLLQTLGTLFLIPFFLAGTADQKQLVEVELFSEYREDSYAPSIGAIIEIQSQRVQIYSANLYIHAHFTGIRYFLYNFPTLSAVMGVASNLSFLSVLLLFSYLRLIWGRFINPQKVRDRINLHQRLAGSDESEDTEHLQDYQDDTTGIENSSSDALLEAHQITSTHLNQKEESILKADGGEMDIRHGRFQSEIDEEEIIAEEEGENMGMSLDPELEGSSETAKQPDGIPSRLTGTSTCVIS; encoded by the exons ATGGACACAGGAACGGAACCTATGGGCGCCGGAGGTCATCATGGGTCAGGTGATCCAGTTGGACCGGCGCTGCTCTGGCTCCAGGACACTGTTACCATGGTAACACTGCAGGCGCGTCAGAGGGTGTTACAGGGAGCGTTGTTACTGTGTGCTCTGGGACTGTTACTATGGACCGCCATCTTCCTCTACGGGAGCTTCTACTACTCCTACATGCCCCTAGCTACCTACAGTACacctgtccactactactacag GACGGACTGTGACTCCTCAGCTTCTCTTCTCTGCTCCTTCCCCACCGCCAACGTATCTCTCCTGAGGAATGGCAAGAACCAG GTGATGACATACGGCCAGCCCTATCGGATCTCTCTGGAGCTGGAGATGCCCGAGTCGCCAGCCAATCAGGAGTTAGGAATGTTcatggtcaagatgttctgtTACTCCGGACAGGGGCAAACTGTGACCTCTTCAGCACGATCT GTAAGGCAGCTCAGCTCCAGCTCTCGCTTT ACAATGCTGCGGTATCGCTCCGGCCTGCTCCAGACTCTGGGAACACTGTTTCTCATCCCGTTCTTCCTGGCTGGAACGGCTGACCAGAAACAGTTGGTAGAGGTGGAGCTCTTCTCCGAATACAGAGAGGATTCT tatGCCCCCTCTATAGGAGCCATCATTGAAATCCAGTCTCAAAGGGTGCAGATCTACTCAGCAAATCTCTACATTCACGCTCACTTCACTGGCATAAG GTACTTCCTGTACAACTTCCCGACACTGTCAGCAGTAATGGGTGTGGCCAGTAACTTGTCCTTCCTCagtgtcctcctcctctttagcTACCTGAGGCTCATCTGGGGCCGATTTATCAACCCCCAAAAG gtgaGAGATAGGATTAATCTTCATCAGAGGCTAGCCGGGAGCGACGAGAGCGAGGACACTGAACACCTACAAGATTACCAGGATGACACTACAG GAATCGAGAATTCTTCATCGGATGCACTATTAGAGGCACATCAGATTACATCAACCCATCTGAACCAGAAGGAAGAGTCCATTCTCAAAGCAGATGGGGGGGAGATGGACATCAGACATGGAAGGTTTCAGAGTGAGATAGACGAAGAAGAGATCATTgctgaggaagagggggagaataTGGGCATGTCTCTTGACCCAGAGTTGGAAGGGTCATCTGAGACAGCAAAGCagccagacggcatccccagcagACTGACTGGAACCTCAACCTGTGTGATATCCTGA
- the LOC139366445 gene encoding cathepsin F-like isoform X2 — protein sequence MVELSNTQCKKAARLMTCDFYPEEHNLKTEVCVFEVWDIPWERKSTLLKQKCQQAVDPKPVETNKVEFLSLSTSKPVEETEYLVELLGQFKEFMVRYNRTYSSNEDTERRLRIFHENLKTAEKLQSLDLGTAEYGVTKFSDLTEDEFRTLYLNPLLSQQKFQRSMKPAAMTHSPAPPSWDWREHGAVSPVKNQGMCGSCWAFSVTGNIEGQWFVKTGKLVSLSEQELVDCDTVDQACGGGLPSNAYEAIEKLGGLETETDYSYTGKKQSCDFTTDKVTAYINSSVELSKDENEIAAWLAENGPVSVALNAFAMQFYRKGVSHPLKIFCNPWMIDHAVLLVGYGERQGKPFWAIKNSWGEDYGEQGYYYLYRGSRLCGINKMCSSAIVN from the exons ATGGTGGAGCTAAGTAACACCCAGTGTAAGAAGGCTGCCAGACTGATGACCTGTGACTTCTACCCAGAGGAACACAACCTGAAG acggaggtgtgtgtgtttgaggtctGGGACATTCCCTGGGAGAGGAAGtccaccctgctcaaacagaaaTGCCAGCAAGCAG TTGATCCCAAACCAGTTGAGACCAACAAAGTAGAATTTCTGTCCCTCTCCACCAGCAAACCAGTTGAG GAGACAGAGTATTTAGTGGAGCTTCTGGGTCAGTTCAAAGAGTTTATGGTCAGATACAATAGGACTTACAGCAGCAACGAGG ACACTGAGCGGCGGCTGCGTATCTTCCATGAGAACCTGAAGACCGCTGAGAAGCTCCAGTCTCTGGATCTGGGCACAGCCGAGTACGGGGTCACCAAGTTCAGCGAcctcacag AGGATGAGTTTAGGACTCTGTACCTGAACCCCCTGCTGAGCCAGCAGAAATTTCAGCGGTCCATGAAGCCTGCAGCCATGACCCACAGCCCCGCCCCGCCTAGCTGGGACTGGAGAGAGCATGGAGCTGTCAGCCCTGTCAAGAACCAG GGCATGTGTGGTTCTTGCTGGGCATTCTCAGTGACAGGAAACATTGAGGGCCAGTGGTTTGTGAAAACGGGTAAACTAGTGTCTCTCTCTGAGCAAG AGCTGGTGGACTGTGATACTGTGGACCAGGCCTGTGGGGGCGGGCTTCCATCAAATGCATATGAAGCCATCGAGAAGCTGGGTGGTCTGGAGACAGAGACTGACTACAGCTACACCGGCAAGAAGCAGAGCTGTGACTTCACCACCGACAAAGTCACTGCCTACATCAACAGCTCTGTGGAGCTGTCCAAGGACGAGAACG AAATTGCTGCTTGGCTGGCTGAGAATGGACCAGTATCTGTGGCCCTGAATGCCTTCGCAATGCAG TTTTACAGGAAGGGCGTGTCCCACCCTCTGAAGATCTTCTGCAACCCCTGGATGATTGACCATGCAGTGCTGCTCGTGGGCTATGGAGAAC GTCAAGGCAAACCTTTCTGGGCCATCAAGAACAGCTGGGGAGAGGACTATGGAGAACAG GGTTACTACTACCTGTACAGAGGATCCAGGCTCTGTGGAATCAACAAGATGTGCTCATCTGCTATTGTGAACTAG